A stretch of DNA from Senegalia massiliensis:
CGTAAATATTTAACTACAACGTAGAACGGCCTCTTGGAAGAATTATAGTCTGTTTAACACCAGGATCATCTTCTATGCGTTGCCCCTGACCAGAGTATTATCTCTAGCCTTCGGTTCTGATTCCCATCTCAGGGTTCCAGCTTAATTCCGTTCTAATATACTTAATTCTCCAGTAGTTTTGAATTAAGTCGGCAAAAATTTTGATATTTCTCATGTTTTCTATTTAGATAAATATTTGCATCACTATATAAATAATTTAATAATTTTATTATCTCTTTTTTTGAAGTTATTCTATAACGATATATAGATTTATATTTTTTTATATTGTAATTCTTCACATTACTATTTTCTTCAGCTATTTTCTTAATATATTTTAAAATATTAATTCCCATTCCAAATCCTAATTCAGCACAGTTATTATTCCAAGATAACCATCCATCTCCATCAAATATTCCTCTAATATAATGAGGTACTAAATTACTATTAAGTTCATAATATCTTTCTTTTTTGCTTTTATGATTATCTATATAATGAAACATTAAATCGTTATATATTTTATGAGAATGAATTATTATCCTTGCTGATTCATATTTTTTATTTTTTATTTTTTAATTTTCGTTTTTCAATATTAATAGGATGATTAGAACTAATACTTTTCTTAAATTTATTTAAATGTTTAATATCTTCTATTGATAATCCAATACTTAAAATATTAGTATTTTGATGTAAACTACCATCCGCTAATATAAAACCTAACCAATACGCTTTTTCTTCAGTATCAATAACTTCAAAATAATTATCTTGGCATTTATATTTTACTCTTCTATCTTCATATATATTTAACATTTTAAGTTTATTAGCTAAAGTTTCTCTATGAATACCAAATTTTTTAGCACAAACTGTAATTGATATATTATTTTCATTAAAATAATTCGCAGCTTGTAATATAGTTAATGCTTTTTTTGAGTTTATAGAATACATTATAAATCCTCCCAATGTATCATCCTCAATTAATTCTATATCAAAATATTATGAGAATATCTATTTACCATGTCCATCTACAAGTGGATATCTTGTAGAAAAATCTTGAGCAAGTCTTACCATTGCATCATATACAGCACTATCTCCATGTGGGTGGTATTTACCCAATACGTCTCCCACTATACGTGCTGATTTTTTATGAGGTTTTTCTGGCGTTAAACCAAGACCATTCATTGAATAAATTATTCTTCTATGAACTGGTTTAAGTCCATCTCGAACATCTGGTAACGCACGTGAAACTATAACACTCATAGCATAATCAAGATATGATGTTTTCATTTCATCTTCAATATTTATTGGTACAATATTGTTATTTTCTTCATTCATCTATAATACTCCTCCTTTATAATAACAATTAAACATCTAAATTTTGAACACTTTTTGCATTTTCTTCTATAAATTCTCTTCTTGGTTGAACTTTATCTCCCATAAGAGTAGTAAATATTTCATCTGCTGCCACTGCATCATCTATACTCACTTGTAACAGTATTCTATTTTCAGGATCCATTGTAGTATCCCATAACTGTTCTGGATTCATCTCACCAAGACCTTTATATCTTGAAATTGATGGTTTAATTTTGATATCTTTAAGATCTTGTCTTAGAATTTTATTTAATTCTTTGTCTGAATAAGCATAAAATTCTTGTTTTCCAGCTTTTACTTTATATAAAGGTGGCTGTGCTATATATATAAATCCATTTTCTATTAAAGGCTTCATATATCTATAGAAGAATGTCAGTATTAATGTTCTAATGTGAGCACCATCAACATCTGCATCTGTCATTATAACTATTTTATGATATCTTAATTTTTCTACATCAAACTCTTCTCCAATCCCTGATCCAAATGCTGTTATCATTGCTTTTATTTCAGCAAAATTTAATATTTTATCTAAACGTGCCTTTTCTACATTCATAATTTTACCTTTTAAAGGTAATATGGCTTGAGTCCTTCTATCTCTACCTTGTTTAGCAGAACCTCCCGCTGAATCTCCCTCGACTATAAATATTTCTGAAAGAGATGCATCTCTTTCAGAGCAATCAGCTAATTTTCCTGGTAAAGCTGAACTCTCTAATACATTTTTTCTACGAGTTAAATCTCTTGCTTTTCTTGCAGCTTCACGTGCACGAGATGCTCTAAGTGACTTCTCTATTATTATTTTAGCTTCTTTAGGATTCTCTTCTAAAAAGCTATCAACTGCACTACTAACTATACCATCTACAATACCTCTCATTTCACTATTTCCAAGTTTAGTTTTCGTCTGTCCTTCAAACTGAGGGTCTGCAAGTTTTACTGATAATACTGTAGTTATACCTTCTCTTATATCTTCACCACTTAAATTATTATCTTTATCTTTTAATATTCCATTTCTTCTAGCATAATCATTTACAGTTCTTGTAAGTGCTGATTTAAGACCACTTAAATGTGTTCCGCCTTCTTGAGTATTTATATTATTTGCAAAAGTAAAGATATTTTCATTGTAACTATCAGTATATTGAATAGCTATTTCTACAGTAGATCCTTCTTTTTCACCTTCATAATATATAATCCTATTATGAATAGCATTTCTATTTCTATTTAAATGTTTAACGAATGCTTTTATTCCACCTTCATAGTGAAATACTTTCTTTTTATCTTTTATTTTATCTTCTATAGTTATGGTTATGCCTTTATTTAAAAAAGCCATTTCCATTAATCTGTGTTCAAGTGTCTCATATTTAAAATTTATATCCTCAAATATTTCTTTATCAGGCATAAATGTAACACTTGTACCTGTTCCTTTTGCTTTATCAATTACTTCTAAAGATGATTGAGGTATACCCCTTTTAAACTTTTGATTATATAAGTTACCATTTCTCTTTACATTTACTTCAAGCCATGTTGATAATGCATTAACTACAGATACACCAACTCCATGTAATCCACCTGATACTTTATATGCACCATTATCAAATTTTCCTCCAGCATGAAGAACTGTTAAAACTGTTTCAACTGTTGATTTACCTGTTTTAGGATGAATATCAACAGGTATACCACTACCATTATCACTTACTGTAACTGAACCATCTTTGTTTAAAATAACTTCTATTTTATCGCATACTCCAGCTAATGCTTCATCTATACTATTATCTACTACTTCATATACAAGATGATGCAATCCTTTAGGTCCTGTGCTACCTATATACATTCCAGGTCTTTTTCTAACTGGTTCTAAACCTTCTAATACTTGTATCTGTTCAGCACCATAATTTCTATTTTTTTCATTTAACGCCATAGCTGTTCCCCCGTTCTTTAATTTTATTAATTCTTTTGTAAATTGTAGTTGATTTGATATTTGTACAATACACTATACTTTTACTTGCATATTTAATGTTTTTCGTATCTTTCAATTTTTCTTCTGTTATAATAAAAGTTTTTATCTTTTGATCTACTATATTTACTAGAAATCCTTCTTTTTTACATACTCTAATAAATTCTCTCGTATCTCTTGATATCATTGAATCAACATTAATTATACTAATTATCTCTGAGAAAGGTATTACATAGTCTCCTCCAATATGAACATACATAAAATCATCCTTTCTGTAACGCCTTATTTACTATATAAAATATCTCCATCCTTAATATAATAAGTTTTTTTATCTATTTTGTCCATATGGGGAGTATTTATATCATCATTAGATGTTATTATTGTTTGAATATCTTTAAATCTAGAAACAAGATATCTACGTCTGTTTATATCTAACTCTGAGAATACATCATCTAAAAGTAATATTGGATATTCTTCTGTTTCTTGTTTTATAAGTTCGATTTCAGCTAATTTAAGTGATAATACAGTAGTCCTTTTTTGTCCTTGTGATCCAAACATTCTTACATCTTTATCATTTATTTTAATTTCCAAATCATCTTTATGTGGTCCAATGCTTGTACTTCCTTTTTCTATATCATTATTTTCATTTTCTAATAATATTTTTTCGAAATTTTTTATTATTGTGTTTTTATCCATTTTATTTATATTTAAAGATGAGATATAAGATATATCTAAAACTTCTTCACCTTTAGTTATACTTTTATGAATTTCTTTTGATATAGGTATCAGTCTATTTACAAAAGAGTTTCTAAATATCATTATTTTTGTTCCTAACTCTATTAATTGTTTATTCCATACAAATAATAATTTTCTTTTTTTGTCATCATAAGGTATCACTTTAAGTAAATTATTTCTTTGGGCTAATACTCTGCTATAATCATTTAATATACTTTTATAAATAGGTTTTATCTGTGTTATTTCTATATCTAAAAAATTTCGTCTATGATATGGACCTTCTTTTACAATTTTTAAATCTTCTGGTGAAAATATAACTGCCTGTAAAACACCAAATATATCTGATATTTTATCTTGTTCAATACCATTTATTTTGATTCTTTTAGGTTTATTATTATCTAATTTTATTTCTATTGTTTTTATAGTATCTTCTTTTACTAATTCTACACCTACATATGCTTCATTTTTATTTAAATTTATAAGTTCCTTATCTTTATTTGTTCTAAAAGATTTTCCACTTGAAGCTATATATAAAGATTCTAATAAATTAGTTTTACCTTCACCATTTTCTCCTAAAAATATATTAAGATTAGAATTTAAAAACACTTTTATTCCTTTATAGTTTCTAAAATTTATTAACTTTACACTTTTTATATGCATAACAGCACACCCTTTATTATACCACTTTAAAAAAACAAATACAAACACTCGTTCCTTTTACTTGATTTTTTCTTTTTATATGCTCTTTTATAGCTTAATATTTATTTTATTATTATTTTTTCTTCATTTTCAACTTCTACAATATCATTTTTCCTTATTTTTTTTCCTCTCATTGTATTTTTTTCTCCATTAACTTTTACTTTTCCTTCTTTTATAAGAAATTTACTATGTCCACCTGTTTGTGTAATATCTGCATATTTTAATAATTGATCTAACTTAATATAATCTGTATCAATTTTTACTTCTCTCATTATACTCTCTCCTTTAAAATATAATAGACACCTGAATAGGTGCCTATTTAATGATTTAATTTACTTCTGCAAGTCTTACTGGTAACACCAAATAAGTGTAGTTTTCATCTTCTACTGGTTTTATTATACATGGATTTACATTAGATATAAAGTTCATATTTATTATATCACTATCTATAACTTTTAAACCATCTAAAATATATTTAGAATTAAAAGCTATTGTAATATCTTCACCTTCCAACTCTATATCTAACTCTTCATGTACATTACCAATTTCAGAATTAGATGTTATTGTCATTTTATTGTCTTTTATTTCAAACTTAACTAAATTATTTCTTCCTTCACGTGCTAAAAGTGATGCTCTTTCTATACTTTGTTTTATATTATTAGTTTTTACTGTAACTTTAGATGTATATTCTTCTCTTATTATGTCCTTATAGTTTAAAAATTGCCCTTCTAATAATCTTGAATTAATTATTGTATCACCTAAATCAAATAATATATGATTTGTTGTGAATTTTATATTTACATTATCATCTTCTTCATCTAATATTCTACTTACTTCATTTAATGTTTTAGAAGGTATTACTACTTTTAAATCTTCACAATCAGCTTTAGATTTTTTAAGAGCTAATCTATAGCCATCTAATGCTACTAAAGCTAAATCATTATTTTTTATTTCAAGTAATGCTCCAGTAAGTATAGGTCTTGTTTCTTCTACTGCTGTTGCAAAGACAGTTTGTCTTATCATATTTTTTAGTAAGTCTTTTGGAATATCAAATGAACTTTCATTATCTATATAAGGTAGCTCCGGATATTCTTCAGCAGAATGTCCTTGAATATTAAACTCTGAATTACTACAACTAATATGTATATTATTATCATCGTCGGTAGTAATAATTACTTCATCATTAGGTAACTTTTTTATTATATCTCCAAATATTCTAGATGTTATAACAATTTTACCTTCTTCTATAACTTCACAATCTAATTTTGTTTCTATTCCTAATTCTAAATCAGTTCCAGTTAATTGTAACTTATTTTCATATGCTTCTACTAAAATACCACTTAGTATTGGTAATGTAGTTTTTGATGAAATTCCTTTTTGTACTATGGATATATATTTTGACAATATATTTTGTCCGATTTTAATTTTCATTGTGGATAACCTCCCTTTAATTAAATAATAGAATAAATAAACTTAATTTAGTAGTATTAGTAATAGGGGCTGTGAATTTGTGGATAACTATTTGGAATATATAAAATCATTAATATAGAACTGTTAGTAAAATGTTATTAACATGTATCAACTTATCCACATATACACTTTAAATTTTAATTTTAAAAGATATCAACAATAGCTTCACATAATATTAACATACAATTGTTAATTACCTTTAAGCTCTTTTTCTATTTGCTCAATACTAGATTTAAGTTCTTTATCATTTTTAATACTATTAGATATTTTGTCATAAGCATGTATTACAGTAGTATGATCTCTTCCTCCAAATTCATCTCCTATTTTAGGCAATGATAAATCTGTAAGTTCACGTGATAAATACATTGCTATCTGTCTTGGATGAGATATTGAACGTGCTCTTTTTTTAGAATTAAAATCTTCAATCTTAACATTAAAATGTTTAGCTACTACTTTCTTTATGCGATTTACATCAATCTTTTCATTATTATTACCTGATATGATATCTTTTAATGCTTCATTAGCTAGCTCTATAGTAATATCTTTATTTGTAAGAGAAGAATAAGCGATTATTCTTATTAATGCTCCTTCTAGCTCTCTTATATTAGAACGAATTTTGTTGGCAATAAATAAAAATACTTCATTATCTATTTCTAAATTCTCTAAGTTTGCTTTCTTCTTTAATATTGCTATTCTAGTTTCTAAATCGGGTTGTTGAATATCTGCTATAAGCCCCCATTCAAATCTAGATCTTAATCTATCTTCAAGTGTAGGTATTTCTTTTGGTGGTCTATCACTTGATATTATAATTTGTTTGTTAGCTTCATGAAGTGCATTAAATGTATGGAAAAATTCTTCTTGAGTTCTTTCTTTTCCTGCAATAAATTGAATATCATCTATTAATAATACATCTACATGTCTATATTTATTTCTAAATTCTACATTTTTATCATCTCTTATAGAATTTATAAGCTCATTTGTAAATTTTTCTGATGAAACATAAGCAACATTTGCATTAGGATTTTGATCTAATATATAATGACCTATTGCATTCATTAGATGGGTTTTTCCAAGTCCAACTCCACCATAAATAAATAAAGGATTATAAGCTTTTGCAGGTGCTTCAGCTACTGCAAGGGAAGCAGCATGTGCAAATCTATTACTATTACCTATTACAAATTGATCAAATGTATATTTTGGTCTTAGTTGAGATTTAAGAGGTATTTCAACTTGTTTCTCTTTATTATTGGATTTATTTAAAGGCCTGTCTACATTTTTGTCCAAATCTTCTCCAGGAATAACAAATCTAATATCATAATTACTATTTGATACTTGATTTATAGAATTTTTAATGAGAGTTAAATAGCGACCCTCAAGAATTGATTTCGTAAATTCATTTGGAACAGCTAGTATTATGTCATTATTATCTATTGATACTGGATTAATACTTTTTAACCATGTATTAAAACTAACTTCAGTGAGTTCTGCCTTTATTATTTTGAGAGTTCTAATCCATAAGTCATCTAAGTTATCTGACATTCATTGTCCTCCTATCTTAAAGTAATGTAAAAAAATATAATCTATAATATAAACATAGTTATCCACAAGAATTATTTTATAAATATGAAAAAATCAATAAAAATAATCCACAAAAAAAAGCAAATATCATGTGAATAATATGTGTATAGAGGTAAAAAAATAAAGTTTAATTATATAAAAACATGTTATCAACAAAATAATATACTTTATAATTGTTGACTAAAAAAAGAGAAATAAACAGTATTTAGTAAAATTATTAAATATAAATTCCACAGAAAAATTTAGTTATACACAATTTAATCCACAACCTGTGTATAACTGTTAATATTCTCAATAATTTAATCCACATTTTTATTAATAATATCAAAAAAAATGCAAACAATCAACAAAATAAAAAAGATATCCACAAAAATAACATGATGTGAATAAAAATATTAACAGAGAAAATATTATGAGAAAGCTTGACATACCCCAATGAAATAGCTATAATCAATAAGTAGTGCTTAAATTAAAAAATCTGGAAGTTACCATATAAATATATTATATTTTTTGAGGTAGCAAATCTAAAGGGGGTGTACTTAATGAAGAGAACATACCAACCTAAAAAAAGACAAAGAAGTAGAGAACATGGGTTTAGAAAAAGAATGAAAAATAAATCAGGAAGAAATGTCCTACAAAGACGTAGAAGAAAAGGCAGAAAAAGATTGTCTGCATAAGGCCGCATTAGTGGCCTTTTTATTCAATCTAATATCATTAGAGGAGTTTTAGATGAATAAAATAGAAAGTCTTAAAAACAATAGAGAGTTTAGAAGAGTATATGATAAAGGAAAGTCACTATCTAATAAATATTTAGTAATTTTTTTTATTAGAAATGGATTAGAACATAATAGAGTAGGTTTTTCTGTAACAAAAAAGATAGGAAATGCTGTAATTAGAAATAGAGTAAAAAGACTTATAAAAGAAGCTTTTAGACTAAATAGTGAAGGTATAAATCAGGGATATGATATTATATTGTTAGCTAGAATAAGGTGCAATCAAGCTACTTATGTAGATATAGAAAAATCAATTCTAAATTTATTTAAAAGAAGTAAATTAAATAATTAAACAGAAAGGCTGTTTATAGTGAAGTGTATAATTAAAAAAATTATAATACTTTATCAGAGATACATTTCACCAATGAAAGGAAGAACCTGTAGATTTTATCCAACTTGTTCAGCTTATAGTTTAGAGGCCATTGAAAAATTAGGCGTTTTTAGAGGTAGCATAAAATCAATTTGGAGAATATTGAGGTGTAATCCTTTTAATTCTGGAGGATATGATCCAGTAGAAAAAAATAAAAAATAACTGTACTGTAACTTTTAAGGGGGTTAAATTTAATTATGGATATCTTTGCTCGTCCCTTGGGAAAACTAGTTGATTTTATATATAATTTTGTTGCAGGGGCTAATTTAGATTTTGAATCTTTCTCAGCTTATGCAATATCAATTATAATTGCTACTATAATAGTTAAACTTATTATATTACCTTTAACATTAAAGCAAACAAAATCAATGAAAAACATGCAAAAAATTCAACCTAAGATGCAAGAACTACAAAAGAAATATAAGAATGATAAAGAAACTTTAAATATGAAAACAATGGAATTATATAAAGAATATAAAGTAAATCCTTTTGGAGGATGTCTCCCTTTACTTATACAATTTCCAATAATAATTGGATTTTTTAGAGTTCTTAGAGAGCCAGTAAAATATGTATTTGAATCTCCAGAAGCATATGATGCAATAAACAAGAGTTTTTTATGGATAGATAACTTAAAAGATACTGATCTTTGGATATTACCAATAGTTGCAGCACTAACTACTTATTTCCAAAGTAAAATGATGACAGCACAACAACCTAGTAATGGAGACAATGCAGCTCAATCTAGTCAAAAGATGATGACTACTATAATGCCTATTATGATATTATTTTTTGCAAGATCTGTTCCTGCTGGACTTGCTCTATATTGGGTAATAAGTAATACATTCCAAATAGTGCAACAATTTATTATAAATAGAAATGCAGGAGCACTTAAGGAGGATATAAAATAATATGAAATCA
This window harbors:
- the rpmH gene encoding 50S ribosomal protein L34; the encoded protein is MKRTYQPKKRQRSREHGFRKRMKNKSGRNVLQRRRRKGRKRLSA
- a CDS encoding RNA-binding S4 domain-containing protein, which translates into the protein MREVKIDTDYIKLDQLLKYADITQTGGHSKFLIKEGKVKVNGEKNTMRGKKIRKNDIVEVENEEKIIIK
- the yidD gene encoding membrane protein insertion efficiency factor YidD, whose product is MKCIIKKIIILYQRYISPMKGRTCRFYPTCSAYSLEAIEKLGVFRGSIKSIWRILRCNPFNSGGYDPVEKNKK
- the dnaN gene encoding DNA polymerase III subunit beta, with translation MKIKIGQNILSKYISIVQKGISSKTTLPILSGILVEAYENKLQLTGTDLELGIETKLDCEVIEEGKIVITSRIFGDIIKKLPNDEVIITTDDDNNIHISCSNSEFNIQGHSAEEYPELPYIDNESSFDIPKDLLKNMIRQTVFATAVEETRPILTGALLEIKNNDLALVALDGYRLALKKSKADCEDLKVVIPSKTLNEVSRILDEEDDNVNIKFTTNHILFDLGDTIINSRLLEGQFLNYKDIIREEYTSKVTVKTNNIKQSIERASLLAREGRNNLVKFEIKDNKMTITSNSEIGNVHEELDIELEGEDITIAFNSKYILDGLKVIDSDIINMNFISNVNPCIIKPVEDENYTYLVLPVRLAEVN
- a CDS encoding YidC/Oxa1 family membrane protein insertase codes for the protein MDIFARPLGKLVDFIYNFVAGANLDFESFSAYAISIIIATIIVKLIILPLTLKQTKSMKNMQKIQPKMQELQKKYKNDKETLNMKTMELYKEYKVNPFGGCLPLLIQFPIIIGFFRVLREPVKYVFESPEAYDAINKSFLWIDNLKDTDLWILPIVAALTTYFQSKMMTAQQPSNGDNAAQSSQKMMTTIMPIMILFFARSVPAGLALYWVISNTFQIVQQFIINRNAGALKEDIK
- the remB gene encoding extracellular matrix regulator RemB, encoding MYVHIGGDYVIPFSEIISIINVDSMISRDTREFIRVCKKEGFLVNIVDQKIKTFIITEEKLKDTKNIKYASKSIVYCTNIKSTTIYKRINKIKERGNSYGVK
- the rnpA gene encoding ribonuclease P protein component; the protein is MNKIESLKNNREFRRVYDKGKSLSNKYLVIFFIRNGLEHNRVGFSVTKKIGNAVIRNRVKRLIKEAFRLNSEGINQGYDIILLARIRCNQATYVDIEKSILNLFKRSKLNN
- the gyrB gene encoding DNA topoisomerase (ATP-hydrolyzing) subunit B produces the protein MALNEKNRNYGAEQIQVLEGLEPVRKRPGMYIGSTGPKGLHHLVYEVVDNSIDEALAGVCDKIEVILNKDGSVTVSDNGSGIPVDIHPKTGKSTVETVLTVLHAGGKFDNGAYKVSGGLHGVGVSVVNALSTWLEVNVKRNGNLYNQKFKRGIPQSSLEVIDKAKGTGTSVTFMPDKEIFEDINFKYETLEHRLMEMAFLNKGITITIEDKIKDKKKVFHYEGGIKAFVKHLNRNRNAIHNRIIYYEGEKEGSTVEIAIQYTDSYNENIFTFANNINTQEGGTHLSGLKSALTRTVNDYARRNGILKDKDNNLSGEDIREGITTVLSVKLADPQFEGQTKTKLGNSEMRGIVDGIVSSAVDSFLEENPKEAKIIIEKSLRASRAREAARKARDLTRRKNVLESSALPGKLADCSERDASLSEIFIVEGDSAGGSAKQGRDRRTQAILPLKGKIMNVEKARLDKILNFAEIKAMITAFGSGIGEEFDVEKLRYHKIVIMTDADVDGAHIRTLILTFFYRYMKPLIENGFIYIAQPPLYKVKAGKQEFYAYSDKELNKILRQDLKDIKIKPSISRYKGLGEMNPEQLWDTTMDPENRILLQVSIDDAVAADEIFTTLMGDKVQPRREFIEENAKSVQNLDV
- the dnaA gene encoding chromosomal replication initiator protein DnaA — its product is MSDNLDDLWIRTLKIIKAELTEVSFNTWLKSINPVSIDNNDIILAVPNEFTKSILEGRYLTLIKNSINQVSNSNYDIRFVIPGEDLDKNVDRPLNKSNNKEKQVEIPLKSQLRPKYTFDQFVIGNSNRFAHAASLAVAEAPAKAYNPLFIYGGVGLGKTHLMNAIGHYILDQNPNANVAYVSSEKFTNELINSIRDDKNVEFRNKYRHVDVLLIDDIQFIAGKERTQEEFFHTFNALHEANKQIIISSDRPPKEIPTLEDRLRSRFEWGLIADIQQPDLETRIAILKKKANLENLEIDNEVFLFIANKIRSNIRELEGALIRIIAYSSLTNKDITIELANEALKDIISGNNNEKIDVNRIKKVVAKHFNVKIEDFNSKKRARSISHPRQIAMYLSRELTDLSLPKIGDEFGGRDHTTVIHAYDKISNSIKNDKELKSSIEQIEKELKGN
- a CDS encoding LAGLIDADG family homing endonuclease, whose protein sequence is MFHYIDNHKSKKERYYELNSNLVPHYIRGIFDGDGWLSWNNNCAELGFGMGINILKYIKKIAEENSNVKNYNIKKYKSIYRYRITSKKEIIKLLNYLYSDANIYLNRKHEKYQNFCRLNSKLLEN
- the recF gene encoding DNA replication/repair protein RecF (All proteins in this family for which functions are known are DNA-binding proteins that assist the filamentation of RecA onto DNA for the initiation of recombination or recombinational repair.) — encoded protein: MHIKSVKLINFRNYKGIKVFLNSNLNIFLGENGEGKTNLLESLYIASSGKSFRTNKDKELINLNKNEAYVGVELVKEDTIKTIEIKLDNNKPKRIKINGIEQDKISDIFGVLQAVIFSPEDLKIVKEGPYHRRNFLDIEITQIKPIYKSILNDYSRVLAQRNNLLKVIPYDDKKRKLLFVWNKQLIELGTKIMIFRNSFVNRLIPISKEIHKSITKGEEVLDISYISSLNINKMDKNTIIKNFEKILLENENNDIEKGSTSIGPHKDDLEIKINDKDVRMFGSQGQKRTTVLSLKLAEIELIKQETEEYPILLLDDVFSELDINRRRYLVSRFKDIQTIITSNDDINTPHMDKIDKKTYYIKDGDILYSK